One window from the genome of Vibrio vulnificus NBRC 15645 = ATCC 27562 encodes:
- the treB gene encoding PTS trehalose transporter subunit IIBC — MSKIARKDVERLIELIGGNDNIASVSHCLTRLRFVLNDTSAADVKQIETLPMVKGCFTNAGQFQVVIGTEVDAVYKVLLEVSGKSEASKDDAKLAARQNMNIIERGISHLAEIFVPLLPAIITGGLILGFRNVIGDIKMFDGQTLTEISQFWATVHSFLWLIGEAIFFFLPVGVCWSTVKKLGGTPILGITLGVTLVSPQLMNAYLIGKQAPEVWDFGLFVIEKVGYQAQVIPAMLAGVALAFIETNLKRIVPSYLYLVVVPFVSIILSVILAHSLIGPFGRVLGDGVAFAAKAAMTGDFAVLGSMIFGFLYAPLVITGIHHTTNAVDLQLMQEMGGTPIWPLIALSNIAQASAVVGIIIISKKHGERDISVPAAISAYLGVTEPAMYGINLKYKFPMLSAMIGSAVAAAICGSAGVMANGIGVGGLPGILSIQPQFWGVYALAMLTAIVLPAALTLVFYKRAEAKGDLEPVNA, encoded by the coding sequence ATGAGTAAGATAGCGCGCAAGGACGTCGAACGTCTCATCGAGCTTATCGGAGGAAATGACAACATCGCCAGTGTCAGCCACTGTTTGACACGCCTTCGCTTTGTGTTGAACGACACGTCGGCCGCCGATGTTAAGCAAATCGAAACATTGCCGATGGTTAAAGGATGCTTTACCAACGCGGGTCAATTTCAAGTGGTGATTGGCACGGAAGTTGATGCTGTCTATAAAGTGTTGCTCGAGGTTTCAGGTAAATCGGAAGCGAGCAAAGACGATGCGAAATTGGCGGCTCGTCAAAACATGAACATCATTGAGCGTGGAATCTCCCATCTTGCTGAAATTTTTGTCCCTCTGCTCCCTGCGATCATCACTGGTGGTTTAATCCTTGGCTTCCGCAATGTAATTGGTGACATCAAGATGTTTGATGGCCAGACATTGACGGAGATTAGCCAGTTTTGGGCAACGGTTCACTCCTTTTTATGGTTGATTGGCGAAGCGATTTTCTTCTTCCTACCGGTAGGGGTTTGTTGGTCTACCGTGAAGAAACTTGGCGGAACACCGATTCTGGGCATTACGCTCGGTGTCACACTGGTTTCACCGCAGCTCATGAACGCCTACTTAATTGGTAAACAAGCCCCAGAAGTGTGGGACTTTGGCCTGTTTGTGATTGAAAAGGTCGGCTATCAAGCGCAGGTGATCCCAGCTATGTTGGCTGGTGTCGCGTTGGCTTTCATTGAAACCAACTTAAAGCGCATCGTCCCTTCTTACCTCTACCTCGTGGTGGTGCCGTTTGTCTCGATCATCCTATCCGTTATTCTTGCCCATTCTTTGATTGGTCCGTTTGGCCGTGTGCTGGGTGATGGCGTGGCATTTGCGGCAAAAGCGGCCATGACGGGCGATTTTGCAGTGTTAGGGTCGATGATCTTTGGCTTCTTGTACGCACCACTAGTGATCACCGGTATTCACCATACAACCAACGCCGTGGATTTGCAGTTGATGCAAGAGATGGGTGGTACGCCAATTTGGCCGTTGATTGCATTGTCAAATATCGCGCAGGCGTCTGCCGTTGTCGGCATCATTATTATCAGTAAAAAACATGGCGAGCGTGACATCTCTGTGCCAGCTGCGATTTCAGCCTATTTAGGTGTGACTGAGCCTGCCATGTACGGCATCAACCTCAAGTACAAGTTCCCTATGTTAAGCGCGATGATTGGTAGCGCTGTAGCGGCCGCAATTTGTGGTAGTGCTGGTGTGATGGCAAATGGTATCGGGGTGGGTGGCCTACCTGGCATTCTCTCAATTCAACCACAATTTTGGGGCGTTTACGCACTGGCGATGCTAACCGCCATTGTGCTGCCAGCAGCCCTCACTTTAGTGTTTTACAAGCGAGCAGAAGCCAAAGGCGATCTCGAACCGGTAAACGCATAA
- the treR gene encoding trehalose operon repressor TreR → MSKKLTILDIARLSGVGKSTVSRVLTNDPKVKPETRAKVEQVIQDSGYVPSKSAQSMRGGSQKVVGVIISRLDSPSENRAVGSMLNVLYQAGYDAVIMESQFDREKTNEHLEVLRRRNVDGVIVFGFTDIDLQTLAGWQDRAVVIATPAEEVSSINYDNQRVIELALEHLQYLSLSHIAYIGVNKEDKTTGWSRLNAYLSWCQKHGVEARYQTGKLNHESAYHLVDGVLADNTQAIVCASDTLALGVIKRLQELGREDVCVTGVGGNELLSFLFPKVFSVDPGYKQAGEKAAKMLISQMNGEETISHITQAPIQR, encoded by the coding sequence ATGAGCAAAAAGCTAACTATTCTCGATATTGCCCGTTTGTCTGGGGTCGGTAAATCGACCGTTTCGCGCGTGCTGACCAATGATCCCAAGGTAAAACCTGAAACCCGAGCGAAAGTAGAACAGGTGATACAAGACTCAGGTTATGTGCCTTCTAAATCTGCTCAATCGATGCGTGGTGGTAGTCAGAAGGTGGTTGGGGTGATTATCTCGCGTCTTGACTCACCCTCAGAAAATCGAGCTGTCGGTAGTATGCTTAATGTGCTGTATCAAGCAGGGTATGATGCGGTGATCATGGAGAGTCAGTTCGATCGCGAGAAGACCAACGAGCACTTAGAAGTGTTGCGTCGTCGTAATGTCGATGGCGTTATTGTGTTTGGCTTTACCGATATCGATCTACAAACCTTAGCCGGTTGGCAAGATCGAGCCGTGGTGATTGCCACGCCTGCGGAAGAGGTGTCTTCGATTAACTACGATAATCAGCGCGTGATTGAGCTGGCGTTAGAACACTTGCAATATTTATCGCTGAGCCATATCGCTTATATTGGTGTGAATAAAGAAGATAAAACCACGGGCTGGTCGCGTTTAAATGCCTACTTGTCGTGGTGCCAAAAACACGGTGTTGAGGCTCGTTATCAAACTGGCAAACTCAATCATGAGAGTGCCTATCACTTAGTTGATGGGGTGTTAGCGGACAATACTCAAGCGATTGTCTGTGCGAGCGATACCTTGGCATTGGGCGTCATCAAACGACTTCAAGAACTGGGACGTGAAGACGTTTGTGTCACAGGCGTGGGCGGCAATGAGTTGCTCTCTTTTCTTTTTCCAAAGGTGTTCAGTGTCGATCCCGGTTACAAGCAAGCGGGAGAAAAGGCCGCTAAGATGCTGATTTCTCAAATGAATGGTGAGGAAACTATCTCACACATCACTCAAGCGCCGATCCAACGCTAA
- the gmhB gene encoding D-glycero-beta-D-manno-heptose 1,7-bisphosphate 7-phosphatase, translated as METRNVALLRYNLGLYSFVTETDTLAKPAVFLDRDGVINVDHGYVHDEHDFEYIEGVFEATKALKDMGYLLVLVTNQSGIARGKFSEDRFLSLTQWMDWNFADNGVEFDGIYYCPHHAEHGVGDYKQDCDCRKPKPGMFISARDFLKIDMARSVMVGDKAEDMMAAEAAGVATKILVRTGKPVTPQGEQLATVVLDSIRDVPLYVKEQVKGR; from the coding sequence TTGGAAACTCGCAATGTAGCGCTTTTAAGGTATAATCTCGGCTTATATTCCTTTGTGACAGAGACAGATACTTTGGCAAAACCAGCTGTTTTTTTGGATCGTGATGGCGTGATTAACGTTGATCATGGTTACGTTCATGACGAGCACGACTTTGAATACATTGAAGGTGTGTTTGAGGCGACGAAGGCCCTAAAGGATATGGGGTATCTTTTGGTGTTGGTCACCAATCAGTCGGGGATTGCCCGTGGCAAATTTAGCGAAGATCGCTTCCTTTCTTTGACCCAATGGATGGATTGGAATTTCGCGGACAACGGCGTTGAATTTGACGGTATTTATTACTGTCCGCACCATGCAGAACACGGTGTGGGGGATTACAAACAAGATTGTGATTGTCGCAAACCCAAACCTGGGATGTTTATCTCAGCGCGTGATTTCCTCAAAATCGATATGGCTCGCTCGGTGATGGTGGGTGACAAAGCCGAAGATATGATGGCTGCCGAAGCGGCAGGGGTTGCAACTAAGATTTTGGTACGCACTGGTAAACCTGTCACACCGCAGGGTGAGCAACTGGCAACGGTGGTGCTTGATAGCATCCGCGATGTGCCACTCTATGTAAAAGAACAAGTAAAAGGTCGCTAA
- the metN gene encoding methionine ABC transporter ATP-binding protein MetN yields the protein MIEINQVNKVFYQGSKEIHALKDINLHIAEGTIFGVIGSSGAGKSTLIRCVNMLEAPSSGSIVVDGVDLTQLSKKQLSETRRNIGMIFQHFNLLSSRTVFDNVALPLELAGKDNEQIQSKVTELLKLVGLADKHESYPANLSGGQKQRVAIARALASDPKVLLCDEATSALDPATTQSILELLKEINRKLKITILLITHEMDVVKSICHEVAIIGDGELVEKGTVGEIFAHPKTELAHNFIRSTLDLSIPEDYQARLQATRVEGSYPLVRLEFTGATVDAPLVSQISRKYNIDISILSSDLDYAGGVKFGMMVAELFGNEEDDNAAIEYLREHNVKVEVLGYVL from the coding sequence ATGATTGAAATTAACCAAGTAAATAAAGTGTTCTATCAAGGCAGTAAGGAAATACATGCCTTGAAAGACATTAACTTACACATCGCAGAAGGCACCATTTTTGGTGTGATCGGGTCATCGGGTGCAGGGAAAAGCACGCTGATCCGCTGCGTGAATATGTTAGAAGCACCAAGCAGTGGTTCCATTGTGGTGGATGGCGTTGATTTAACGCAACTGAGTAAAAAGCAACTTAGCGAAACTCGCCGCAATATCGGCATGATTTTCCAGCACTTCAATTTGCTCTCTTCTCGCACTGTGTTTGACAACGTTGCCCTGCCATTGGAGTTAGCCGGAAAAGATAACGAGCAAATCCAAAGCAAAGTAACGGAGCTGCTCAAGTTGGTGGGTTTGGCCGACAAGCATGAAAGCTATCCAGCCAACTTAAGTGGTGGTCAAAAGCAACGCGTGGCGATTGCGCGAGCACTGGCCAGCGATCCAAAAGTACTGCTGTGTGATGAAGCCACCAGCGCGCTGGATCCTGCGACTACTCAATCCATTTTGGAGTTGCTCAAAGAGATCAACCGCAAGCTGAAAATCACCATTTTGTTGATTACTCACGAGATGGATGTCGTGAAAAGCATCTGTCACGAAGTCGCCATCATTGGTGATGGCGAGTTGGTCGAGAAAGGTACGGTGGGAGAAATCTTTGCCCATCCAAAAACTGAGTTAGCTCATAACTTTATTCGCTCAACCTTAGATCTGTCGATCCCTGAAGATTACCAGGCACGCTTGCAAGCAACGCGTGTTGAAGGCAGCTATCCTCTAGTACGTTTGGAATTTACCGGCGCGACAGTTGATGCACCTTTGGTGTCGCAGATTTCTCGTAAATACAACATCGACATCAGCATTCTCAGTTCCGATCTCGACTACGCCGGCGGTGTGAAGTTTGGCATGATGGTCGCAGAGCTGTTTGGTAACGAAGAAGACGATAACGCAGCGATTGAATACCTGCGCGAGCACAACGTAAAAGTGGAGGTTCTGGGTTATGTCCTTTAA
- a CDS encoding methionine ABC transporter permease, translating into MSFNDLSQWLSLNTDLLLGATWQTLYMVAVAGVVGFAIGIPLGVILHTTKKGGLLENTKLNSVLGAIVNIGRSVPFLVLMVAIIPVTKLLVGTFIGTTAAIVPLTIGAIPFVARLIEGALLEVPTGLIEAAQSMGATPLQIITKVLLPEALPTIVNSVTITLVTLVSYSAMAGTVGGGGLGDVAIRYGFHRYDVTIMAVTVVMLIVLVQIIQSIGDAIVRRVDHR; encoded by the coding sequence ATGTCCTTTAATGACCTATCTCAATGGCTAAGTTTAAACACTGACCTGCTGCTGGGCGCAACTTGGCAAACGCTTTATATGGTTGCGGTTGCCGGCGTCGTTGGTTTTGCGATTGGTATTCCTTTGGGCGTAATTCTGCACACCACCAAAAAAGGTGGTTTGCTTGAAAACACCAAACTCAACAGCGTACTTGGTGCCATTGTCAATATTGGCCGCTCTGTGCCATTTTTGGTCTTGATGGTGGCGATCATTCCCGTCACCAAACTGTTAGTCGGCACGTTCATCGGCACGACAGCGGCGATTGTTCCGCTCACCATTGGTGCTATCCCATTTGTTGCACGCCTCATTGAAGGAGCACTGTTGGAAGTTCCGACTGGGCTGATTGAAGCCGCGCAGTCGATGGGCGCAACACCACTACAAATCATCACTAAAGTACTGCTTCCTGAAGCATTGCCGACCATTGTTAACTCCGTCACCATTACGTTGGTAACCTTGGTGAGCTACTCTGCCATGGCGGGCACCGTTGGTGGTGGCGGTCTTGGTGACGTGGCGATTCGCTACGGTTTCCACCGCTACGATGTCACTATCATGGCGGTCACTGTGGTGATGTTGATTGTGTTGGTACAAATTATTCAGTCTATCGGTGACGCCATCGTACGCCGCGTAGACCACAGATAA
- the ilpA gene encoding MetQ/NlpA family lipoprotein adhesin IlpA yields MKFSLKGLLTIIAAASTLVLAGCGEKAVDTSKVKVGVMAGAEAQVAEVAAKVAKEKYGLYVELVTFTDYVTPNAALDDGSIDINAFQHKPYLDRQVEDRGYKLTIAGNTFVYPIAGYSKQVKSVEELADGVRIAVPNDPTNLGRSLLLLEQQGLIKLRPEVGLLATVRDIVENPKNITIVELDAAQLPRSLDDVALSVINTTYASSINLTPEKDGVFVEDKESPYVNLIVARQDNVQNENVQNFVKAYQTEEVYTAAKEIFKGGVVKGW; encoded by the coding sequence ATGAAATTTAGCCTCAAAGGTTTACTGACCATTATTGCCGCAGCCTCAACATTGGTATTAGCAGGTTGTGGCGAAAAAGCCGTTGACACGAGCAAAGTAAAAGTTGGCGTTATGGCGGGTGCCGAAGCACAAGTTGCGGAAGTTGCAGCGAAAGTAGCCAAAGAAAAATACGGCCTTTACGTGGAACTGGTCACTTTCACTGACTACGTGACACCAAACGCGGCATTGGATGACGGTTCTATCGATATCAACGCGTTCCAACACAAACCATACCTAGATCGTCAAGTGGAAGACCGTGGCTACAAACTGACCATCGCTGGCAACACTTTTGTTTACCCTATCGCGGGCTACTCAAAACAAGTGAAATCGGTTGAAGAGTTGGCTGACGGCGTGCGTATTGCGGTACCAAACGATCCAACCAACCTTGGCCGTTCTCTGCTGCTTCTTGAGCAACAAGGTTTGATCAAACTACGTCCAGAAGTGGGCCTACTCGCGACCGTTCGTGACATCGTTGAGAATCCAAAGAACATCACCATCGTTGAATTAGACGCAGCGCAACTGCCTCGCTCTCTTGACGATGTGGCGCTATCGGTGATCAACACCACTTACGCGAGTTCTATCAACCTAACTCCAGAAAAAGATGGCGTATTTGTTGAAGACAAAGAATCTCCATACGTGAACCTGATTGTGGCTCGCCAAGACAACGTTCAAAACGAAAATGTACAGAACTTTGTTAAAGCGTACCAAACTGAAGAAGTCTACACGGCAGCAAAAGAAATCTTCAAAGGCGGCGTAGTAAAAGGCTGGTAA